The window TCTCACGGCAACGGCAGGTGTgccgctctctgctctctgctgagCCAGAGCCAGGCGTTGGACAGACGCTGAGCTACCCAttccccccctctctacctcctacaccctcctacctacctacctacctaccccctccagtctcccagtctcctggTCCTACCCACCCACACAACCAGCAGGAGGGCCTACTCTGTCAACGAGGAAAACCAGGccaaggagagtgagagagagagtgagagagagagagagagagagagagggagcgagcgagccagCCAAAGAGGGGAATGAAAGAGAATGTGAACGAGGCAGAGACATAAGAACTAGAGAGTTAGTGTGAaaagagagacaggcacaccTGTTGTTGCCGTGGGAGCAACGTGTGTCTATGTGACAGAAAGTCTAGAGAGAAAAGACAACAGTATGAAGTCCAACCATGAGCGCAGCAACGAGTGTCTGCCCCCCAAGAAGAGAGATTTCCCAGCCAGCACTGCAGATGAGAGGCCCCTGTTGATGGCGCCCGCCAGCGAGACCCAGCGAGGAGAGAACCTGACATGGCTGGCCAGTGTAGCTGGCGGGCACAATAGAGACATTAGTGGAGGTAACGGGGATGGCGGTAGAGGTGGGCTGCGTACCAGCACTCCCTGTGAGTCTGACGTGCCCCAGTACAAACCACTATGCTCCAACATCACCACACACTCAGACTTCCTGGTCCCTTCCTCCAtctgttcctcctcttcatcacatCAGTCCAGAGTGGTGACCACATCGCTCCCTGCCATGTACAGCTCTCCTCTGTCCCCACCAGGGGGTACCATCCACTACACCCAGCTTCCCCACAACCTTCAGGTCATCAGTTCCCCTTACCCAGGCCCCTACGCTGGCTACCTCTCCTCCCAGCCCCCCCCTCTACCCATCTCCACATCCCAACGCTCCCACCCTGACCCCTACCccaacaccaccatcacctccaaGCTGAACCAGCACCACTCTGTGGGTCCAGGTCGCCCCCACCCCAGTCCCTACCCCCAGGCCTGGCTATATCGGACACTGGCCCCCAGTGCGTCCAGCTCTCTGGTTCCTCTCACAACGTGGCCCCCCGGACTGCCCCCTTGCCCCACGGAGGGACCCACCACCTGCACCACGACCCCCACCACACCCTGGCCTTCAGCGGGGGCTCCCAGGTGCTGGTACAGTATGCGGGCTCCGGCTCCGAGGAGACCCTGACTAAGAGAGAGGAGGGCCGGCCCAGGGAACTGCACAACGGAGAGCTGGAGAAGAGAGGCCGCTTTGAGAGGAAGGAAAGCAAAGGAGccccatcatcatcctcctcttcttcctcctcttccacccaTCACCAGCTCCACCAGCAGCAGAGCTCCCACCATCACTATGAGACCTATACCTCCCATGATGCCTCAGGGCTACAGACCTCTCTCATGCTTGCCCCCAACAGTCACGGAGGACAAGACCATAAGAGTCACGAAaaactacccctctcctctgccttgcACCCAGAGAAAGGCAGCCTCCTCCTGGGTAAACCTGTGTACcgcacctcctcctccacgtTCACCTTCCCCCCTGCGCTCAATGTGGAGAGTCTTAAGGCAGCCGTCAGCTCCATGTCCCCCCACACTCACACAGTCATCCAGCCCACACACAATGCCAGCGATGCATCGCCCATCTCCCTAGGCCAACTCTCCACCAACTTCTACCAGGCTGGCCCAGGTGGGCAGCCCATCATCGGCTATCTGTCTGGGGGTGCAGGGGGGCAACAGTACCACACCAGTCTGTCCCAGCACCTGCTCATCCCCGTCAGTGGGACCGGGGCCACCAGCCTTGAGGCTGGCCATACTGCCCACATAGCCACCACAAGTCAACCACAGCCCTTCCCTGCCACACTCTCCCACGCCTAcatcgccaccaccaccaccaccaccaccactaaccccaGAGAGGAGCATCTATTTGAGGTCCCGGCCCCCTACCCTCCTCTGTCCTACCCTGCTGGGGCTGGGGGGAGCATGGTCCAGGCCCAGCTACACCTCCCGGTGGTCCCAACCCCCCAGGCCCCCTCCTCGGCCCCCTCGGGCTCCTCGCTGCCCGCCTACTTTATCAAGGGCTCCATCATCCAACTGGCGGACGGGGAGCTGAAGCATGTGGAGGACCTGAAGACGGAGGACTTCATCCAGAGCGCTGAGATCAGCAGCGAGCTGAAGATAGACTCGTCCACCGTAGAACGTATCGACGACAGCCACACACCCAACTTTGCCATCGTACAGTTCTCCGTGGGTGAACACCGCGCTCAGGTAAGAGAACGCTTTTGTTTATATAACTTCATGaatatcaaaacaaacaaacGCTAAATCATGTTTGTGTATCAATATAACATTGATATTCACAAGTGGGCAGAGGTGCTAACCAGGGCCTGCGCACGTCAATCGATTATTGAATAACTCCCTGTGTGTTTTATACTAGAGACTTACTGTGGCTGCAACTCAAGCCTCTCTTTCCACCGATATAAAGCCTGCACCCGGGGCTTGTGAAGGTGGTGTTTGTCAACACAGGAGAGGATCCGGACAAGAtttgtcatcaaatcaaatcatctgTAAAACCCAAACTGTTTGAGCGACAAACTAATAAGCATTGAAAGGGGAGACTCACGCAAACAACGCAAAGGCGTCAGTAATTTTGCTCTATGACCCATACAAGTTTCAGAGGAGTCGTCACCTTTTCGGGGGGGTTCCATACAAATACAACAGATTCAGTTCCAAAAGCCTTGGGCCCAACTCATTGGAATGTCCCCACCCCACCATAGGATGGTATCTGTGATTGGGCGTTGCATACTATTGGCCTATCATATGGACTGGAATTAGGCACCTCTTTACCATGAATCTGGGAGAGAACAGGCCATGGTGATGGTTCAGTGATGTGTTCAGGACAGAGGTTGAATGGTTTAGTCTACTGGAATAGATGAAGGGGGCTGTCAGCTGAGACAGACATTCACATACAAATAttttagatctcccctctttatGAATTTTTCACAATGAATGAATTACATTTCATTTTCGTGTCAAATCACCAATTGGTAACCCATCTCATATTGGATTACTTGACGCATAAACGTGTATTATTTGTATGTATTTCCATCTCTGTCATATGAAACCGCTGGCATGTGTGGTGCGCATTAGACTGGTGTTTTCCCGCTACTTGCATTCTGGGACGCGTGTGTTACCATGTAgccattgctgtgcttataatgtgagCAAATATTTGATCAACATTCTAAAAGTTCTGATCTGTTCCATCCGCCTCTTTGTGTTTACAGGATATTTTAGACCGAAGGTTCCACTGGGCATCAGTTGTAGGCTACGTGCAGGATATTTTAGACAGCTAGTCCACTGGGCATCAGTTGTAGGCTACGTGCAGGATATTTTAGACAGCCAGTCCACTGGGCATCAGTTGTAGGCTACGTGCAGGATATTTTAGACAGCTAGTCCACTGGGCATCAGTTGTAGGCTACGTGCAGGATATTTTAGACAGCTTGTCCACTGGGCATCAGTTGTAGGCTACGTGCAGGATATTTTAGACCGAAGGTTCCACTGGGCATCAGTTGTAGGCTACGTGCAGGATATTTTAGACAGCTAGTCCACTGGGCATCAGTTGTAGGCTACGTGCAGGATATTTTAGACAGCTTGTCCACTGGGCATCAGTTGTAGGCTACGTACAGGATATTTTAGACAGCAAGTCCACTGGGCATCAGTTGTAGGCTACGTGCAGGATATTTTAGACAGCTAGTCCACTGGGCATCAGTTGTAGGCTACGTGCAGGATATTTTAGACAGCTTGTCCACTGGGCATCAGTTGTAGGCTACGTACAGGATATTTTAGACAGCTAGTCCACTGGGCATCAGTTGTAGGCTACGTGCAGGATATTTTAGACAGCTAGTCCACTGGGCATCAGTTGTAGGCTACGTGCAGGATATTTTAGACAGCCAGTCCACTGGGCATCAGTTGTAGGCTACGTGCAGGATGTTTTAGACAGCCAGTCCACTGGGCATCAGTTGTAGGCTACGTGCAGGATATTTTAGACAGCCAGTCCACTGGGCATCAGTTGTAGGCTACGTGCAGGATATTTTAGACAGCAAGTCCACTGGGCATCAGTTGTAGGCTACGTGCAGGATATTTTAGACAGCAAGTCCACTGGGCATCAGTTGTAGGCTACGTGCAGGATATTTTAGACAGCAAGTCCACTGGGCATCAGTTGTAGGCTACGTGCAGGATATTTTAGACAGCAAGTCCACTGGGCATCAGTTGTAGGCTACGTGCAGGCTATTTTCGACAGCTAGTCCACTGGGCGTCAGTTGTAGGCTACATGCAGGCTATTTTAGACAGCAAGTCCACTGGGCATCAGTTGTAGGCTACATGCAGGCTATTGAGCTTCTTGTGTGAATTCTTATATGGATGATAATAAATGGACATATATTTTAGGGGGTGGATGTATTGTTCGTTAGGGAAATGATTAAATGTTCAGGGCATGCAATGGGCATAATAAAGTGGTTAGTCACTGACCCCGGCACACATTATGCCAGAGTCCGCATCGGTTGGAATCTGTGTTTTTCACCCTCGTCCTGTCTTTCTAACACTGATCTCGCTCTTAAATAAAACCTTCAAACAAATGacaaaggttttaaaaaatactGTTGATAAGAGGCTTGTTTAATATAATGCTTGTAATAtaatgatacagtataatgaccgTAGAGGCTAGGCTGTTATGCCGTTTAGCAGTGGGAGGACATTAACACACACCTTTCCACACCTTTCATTATGTGCCAATGGACAGGCTAACGGGCAGCCTACAGAATGTAGCCTGTTGGAATATCATCAGATAACACGGGGTTCACCCGCACAGCTGATCTCCATAGCAACCATTATTGGTCCCACTAATAGCCACATCTTAGTCTCACCTGCAACCAAATTCTTTTACGATGTGTTCGTTCTCTGATTGGTATTGTCATGGGAACAACTTAGTCCTTTTTGAACAGGTATCTTCTTCACAAGCATTCAGTACAATCTACTGTGGCAATTAACCCGACACTTTGTATAAATGGAAAagaatgttgtttttttattattaGATTCCCATTTATGTAATCCATTAAATACAACTGTATATGAAATGGTCTGTTATACCTGGACTGTCCATATTGTAAATGTGCCATTCATGTGCCATTTGCACTCAATTCTGTAGTCTGCCTCACTATTCTCAATAGAATATTTTGCTTTTATAGGCTTATATGATTAGTTTTGATAGGCTATAGTTTAGGTGTTGTCTCCTATATGATTAGTTTTGATAGGCTATAGTTTAGGTGTTGTCTCCTATATGATTAGTTTTGATAGGCTATAGTTTAGGTGTTGTCTCCTATATGATTGGTTTTgatagtctgttctctctctccatctctccctcctctcctctcaatctcTTTTATTATCTCTCCTCCAGGTGAGTGTGGAGGTGCAGGTGGAGTATCCCTTCTTCGTATTCGGCCAGGGCTGGTCGTCGTGCTGCCCGGACCGGACCACTCAGCTGTTAGAACTACCCTGCACCAAGCTCTCAGTGGGGGACGTCTGCATCTCCCTCACCCTGAAGAACCTGAGGAACGGCTCCCTGAAGAAGACCCAGCAGACCCAGAACCAGGCCATGGAAATCACTACTAGCTGCAACATGGGCTCCATCCACGGGCCCCTCAAACCCTCCAGGTCTTCCCGGGGTGGAAGGGGGTCAGCCAGGCACGGGGAGCAGGAGAACGGGGTGGGCCATAGAGGCTCCAGTGGGGGAATGGTGGTTGAAGGTGTTCAGTTCACCTCAGAGAATGGGGAACTGAGGTTTGGCATCGGAGGGGGGGCCAATTTGAAAGGAGGCCAGCCTGGAGATTCAGAATCCAGTAGGGGCGCCGCCAAGCCGGCGAGCCGCAAGAGGAGGTGGTCGGCCCCCGAGGGCCGTCAGGTGGAGAGGAGCGAGGAGGTGCCCCAGTTGACTCTACCCAAACCTTCCTTTATCACTCAGGGGGTAAAAATCAGCATCGAAGGCAGGTCAAATATAGGCAAGTAGTGAAGGCAGGAGATTAAAACAAGACTGTTAATTCAAATGGGgattggaggagagatggaaaaaAAGAAATGCCctcataaatgttttattttaacgactttgtttttgatttttttcTTGTTTATATTTTCTATCCGGATTACTGTAGGCTAAATTTGACCCATGTAATCACCTTACATTAAGTCCATGTTAAAATAACATTGTAGTTGATGCGTTCGGCATTACGTAAACAAGCAAACGGTGCAATTGCTTTGGATTTGTCAACAAGTCTCTGGGCAAGGGGTTTTGTGAAGTATAGTATGTGTTTTATTGGTGGGTTTGTGGCATGCAAGAGCGCTGCTTGATACCTCTCTGGTCATTAGATGGCTGCAGGTGGACAACTGAATGAAATATGTAAGTTAGCTTTCCTATAGGGCCTAGGAGATGACTAAGCTTCCATAATGTAGACCGGTGAGTGATATCACTTCCTGGTAGAGGGCACTACCGACGAGAGTGTTCAGGATGTCTGGACGGAATCACTCTCCACGCCACCCGTTGCCGTGGTGGCAGACTGAGTTGATATGATGTCATCTATCCCGAGCGACTCAAGACGTCTTTAGATAAAACACAGTCAAAAAAATGACTTTAACAAATTCAAACCCTCGCGAATAGAAGAGGAGGTATAATAACACCTTTATGTGTCTCTGACAGAAGGTTAGAACTACACATCTAATCCTAAACAAGGGGTCACCAGATGCCTCGACACTCATCCACCTCGACCACTCAGCTAGGTGATGTCACCCAGCAGGGCCAGACCAGCCAGGCGAGGTCATCAGGCCGCGCCACTGGGCCACCATAAAAAGAGAACTCTTCCTTCCTTTGTTATGTTTGGGTGACAGTGGAGTCATTTTGTTAttattcttgaaatgttctgagttgataatgatatatttaaatGATTGTCTAAAACTTTGAGGTCAGgggtcacatactgtatgtataatttGATCCAGGGTGGTTAAGTAAAATGTTTATGTTATTCCTTTATACCCTACATACATTTACATTCACACTGAGTTGATGAACTATGGGATTATTCAGAGGAAGATGATGTTTACTTGGTGCAACCTTTTCCTTTACATTTTTATGGCAGAAAGAAAGAGCTTGTGTCTCAAATGgtcccctataccctatatagtgcacttcttttactAAGGCTCCTATCcttatgggccctagtcaaaagtagtacactgtatagggaataggggccatttgGAACGCAGTCAGAGAGTCACTGTTGAGTctttagagagagacagcatgttgTCTTGAAGCACTTGCGTCTGCACACCTGTCACACTCACCAACTGATGATAACacaactattattattattgttattgttattgttattgttggtCTCTCTTCATTAACACAGTACTgtatgtttttgttattttaccTTGAGGAAGAAGTAGAACTCTGTGACAGCAGGACTTTAGAACAGTGAAGGGGTCGTGATGATGTCATAGAGGAATGATGATGTCATGGGGTCACCAAGTCACTTGACCTGACAGGGATGAATGTGACAGGTGATGAAGCGAGTGCCAGttaggagagggaaagaaagtgagaaagaaaacagaggaatatagaggaCGATATGAAAGCAGaagagtgttttttttttgttaaggCA of the Oncorhynchus tshawytscha isolate Ot180627B linkage group LG31, Otsh_v2.0, whole genome shotgun sequence genome contains:
- the LOC112241190 gene encoding LOW QUALITY PROTEIN: ataxin-1 (The sequence of the model RefSeq protein was modified relative to this genomic sequence to represent the inferred CDS: deleted 2 bases in 1 codon; substituted 1 base at 1 genomic stop codon) codes for the protein MKSNHERSNECLPPKKRDFPASTADERPLLMAPASETQRGENLTWLASVAGGHNRDISGGNGDGGRGGLRTSTPCESDVPQYKPLCSNITTHSDFLVPSSICSSSSSHQSRVVTTSLPAMYSSPLSPPGGTIHYTQLPHNLQVISSPYPGPYAGYLSSQPPPLPISTSQRSHPDPYPNTTITSKLNQHHSVGPGRPHPSPYPQAWLYRTLAPSASSSLVPLTTWPPGLPPCPTEGPTTCTTTPTTPWPSAGAPRCWYSMRAPAPRRPXLREEGRPRELHNGELEKRGRFERKESKGAPSSSSSSSSSSTHHQLHQQQSSHHHYETYTSHDASGLQTSLMLAPNSHGGQDHKSHEKLPLSSALHPEKGSLLLGKPVYRTSSSTFTFPPALNVESLKAAVSSMSPHTHTVIQPTHNASDASPISLGQLSTNFYQAGPGGQPIIGYLSGGAGGQQYHTSLSQHLLIPVSGTGATSLEAGHTAHIATTSQPQPFPATLSHAYIATTTTTTTTNPREEHLFEVPAPYPPLSYPAGAGGSMVQAQLHLPVVPTPQAPSSAPSGSSLPAYFIKGSIIQLADGELKHVEDLKTEDFIQSAEISSELKIDSSTVERIDDSHTPNFAIVQFSVGEHRAQVSVEVQVEYPFFVFGQGWSSCCPDRTTQLLELPCTKLSVGDVCISLTLKNLRNGSLKKTQQTQNQAMEITTSCNMGSIHGPLKPSRSSRGGRGSARHGEQENGVGHRGSSGGMVVEGVQFTSENGELRFGIGGGANLKGGQPGDSESSRGAAKPASRKRRWSAPEGRQVERSEEVPQLTLPKPSFITQGVKISIEGRSNIGK